In Desulfosporosinus youngiae DSM 17734, the genomic stretch CGGCGCTCCGGTAGTTTACGGCCCTGGCGATCTTAAGAGCATCCTGATAAATATTGTTTCTGATTTCCTGGGAGATGGAAAAGGCCGGAGTAAATTCCACCACCTTCTGGTGTCTTCTCTGGATGGAACAATCCCGTTCAAACATATGGACTATCTTGCCGTACTTGTCCCCCAGCACCTGTACTTCGATATGCTTCGGTTTCTCAATAAATTTCTCCATAAAGATATGATCGATGCCAAAGGCTTTTTTCGCCTCGCTTTTAGCGCTTAAAAAGGCAGACTCCAGCTCACTCTCGTCTCTGACGATCCGCATTCCTCTGCCGCCGCCTCCGGCGGCTGCTTTAAGCATCAGGGGATAACCGCATTCCGCGGCATGTATCCTTGCCTCATTCACTGTTTTTACGTTCTTCTCATAACCCGGGATAGTCGGGACTCCCACTTTTTTGGCCACAATCTTTGACTTGATTTTGTCTCCCAGCCTCTCCATCATCGCCGCCGTCGGCCCGATAAATTCAATGCCTTCCTGCTCACAGCGCAGAGCAAATTCAGGGTTTTCCGACAGGAAGCCATATCCCGGATGAATGGCATCCACCCCTTTTTTGAGGGCCAGGCTGATAATCTCCTCAATATTCAGATAGGCATCAACAGGACTCCTGTCTTCGCCAATGAGGTAAGCCTCATCGGCTTTGCTCCGAAAAAGAGAGTATTTATCTTCATTGGAATAGATGGCGACAGTCCTTATTCCCAGCTCATTACATGCTCTGAACACCCTAATAGCGATTTCACCCCGATTGGCAACCATCACTCTCTTAAATTTAGCCATAATTCTCCTCCATCTCTTTTCGTCACCTTAATCTTTGTAAATAATAAATAAGGCCGGAAGGCCACAGCAGACTATACAACACAGTCAATAGTTCAAATCTTATCATAATAAACAATCTTATAATATATCAATTTATCGGATTCTTTATGTATACATTTTTTAGGGATAACTTCCCTTCGCTGAACGGTAGAATCTCAGACGAAAGTCGGGTTGATTAAAAAGGATATCAGGCTCTTAAGTAAACCAAATAAGGACGGTTCTTTAATGGATTTAATCCAGAAAGAACCGTCCTTGTCCAGGACTTAAGCAACTTTTAGTCAAGTTTCCCTAACGATTTGCTCTCTTAAGTCATTACTTAACAACAATATTAACCAGCTTACCCGGAACTGTAATCACTTTAACGATGGTTTTTCCTTGGGTCCATTCCATAACTTTTGGCTGAGCAAGCACTAACGTTTCTAATTCAGCCGCTGAGATATCAGCAGCCACTTGAATCCGTTCCCGAACTTTCCCATTCACCTGGAGAATAACCGTCACTTCATCTTGAACGAGAGCCGCTTCATCCACTTCAGGCCAAGGCTGGAGATGAATGCTCTCCGTATGTCCAAGTTCCCGCCAAAGCTCCTCCGTGATATGCGGAGCAATGGGAGCAAGAAGCATAAGAATCCCTTCCAGAGCCTCACGACCGACAGCAGCATCTGCAGTTGGCTGCTCTTTGTAGATATACAAAGCATTAACCCATTCCATAATCGTACTAATGGCGGTATTAAAGTTATAGCGCTTTCCGATGTCTGTTGTTACTCTCTGGATGGCCAAATGAGTGTGACGACGCATTTCTTTGCCGATTTTATCCAGGTGTTCCCAGCTATTTGCCTGATCATCAGCCGCTGATGCTTCTCCTGCTTCCCTTAAGAAGGGCTGATACTGAACAACCAAACGCCAAACTCGATTCAGGAAACGATAACATCCTTCAACCCCTTGATCACTCCACTCCAAATCTCTCTCCGGCGGAGCAGCGAACAGTATAAACAAACGGGCCGTGTCTGCGCCATATTTTCCAATAATCGCTCCCGGACTGACAACATTCCCTTTCGATTTGGACATTTTAGAACCATTCATACAAACCATCCCCTGGGTAAGCAGGTTCTGGAAAGGTTCATCGACCTCCAAATAGCCGAAATCTCTTAAACCCTTCGTAAAAAAGCGTGCATAAAGCAAATGAAGGATGGCGTGCTCTACCCCACCGACGTATTGATCAACATTCATCCAGTGATTTGCTTCTTTTTTCGAAAAAACCTGATCGGCATTGCGGGGATCCGTATAACGAAGGAAATACCAGGAAGAACAAGCAAAGGTATCCATCGTATCCGTTTCACGCCGGGCAGTTCCCCCACACTTAGGACAGGTTGTTTCTATAAACGAAGGAGATGTGGCCAGCGGATTCTCCCCGGATTTAAAGACAACATCAGGTGGCAGCATTACCGGCAAATGTTCCTCCGGAACGGGTACGGTTCCACAAGAATCGCAATAAATCATAGGAATAGGTGCACCCCAATAACGCTGACGAGAGATAAGCCAATCACGCAAGCGGAAATTAACCTTCCGTTGTCCGATACCCAGGCGCTCTGCTTCATCGGCAATCCGCTCCAACGCCTCCTCGCTGCCCAGTCCATCGAAGGAACCGGAGTTCACCATAACTCCTTCGTCTGTGAAAGCCGCTTTGAGGGGCCGGTCCTTCTCCTCTAAGAAACTCCCTGGAGGCACAATGACCGTTTTAATCTCTAAATTATACTTCGTCGCAAATTCAAAGTCCCTTTCATCATGAGCCGGAACACCCATCACTGCTCCTGTTCCATATTCCAGCAGAACATAGTTGGCGATCCAAATCGGCACCTTTTTGCCGCTTAGTGGATTGAGGCAATAGGCTCCTATGAACAGTCCTTCCTTTTCTGCATCGGTTGACGTTCGAGCAATTTCATTGAGGCCCTTCATTTTTTCGATAAAGGCTAACACATCCGCCTCATACTCGGTCCCGCTTACCAGCTCTAGAACGAGAGGATGTTCAGGAGCTAGGACCACATAGCTGACTCCAAAAAGAGTGTCAACCCGGGTTGTATACACTGGGATTTTCTCTGGGCTGTCTTCCAAAGCAAATTTTACTTCTACCCCTTCTGAACGGCCAATCCAGTTACGCTGCATGGTTTTTACCTTTTCAGGCCATCCCGGCAACATGTCCAAAT encodes the following:
- the leuS gene encoding leucine--tRNA ligase, translating into MQEKYSFPEIESKWQKEWVENKAYKTERDASKPKYYALAMFPYPSGDLHMGHVRNYSIVDVIARYKRMTGYNVLHPIGWDAFGLPAENAAIKHQTPPADWTWKNIANMRRQLQEMGISYDWDREMATCHPGYYKWTQWLFLEFHKHGLVYKKKAAVNWCPSCATVLANEQVVDGGCERCDTLVTKKNLEQWFFKITDYADVLLQDLDMLPGWPEKVKTMQRNWIGRSEGVEVKFALEDSPEKIPVYTTRVDTLFGVSYVVLAPEHPLVLELVSGTEYEADVLAFIEKMKGLNEIARTSTDAEKEGLFIGAYCLNPLSGKKVPIWIANYVLLEYGTGAVMGVPAHDERDFEFATKYNLEIKTVIVPPGSFLEEKDRPLKAAFTDEGVMVNSGSFDGLGSEEALERIADEAERLGIGQRKVNFRLRDWLISRQRYWGAPIPMIYCDSCGTVPVPEEHLPVMLPPDVVFKSGENPLATSPSFIETTCPKCGGTARRETDTMDTFACSSWYFLRYTDPRNADQVFSKKEANHWMNVDQYVGGVEHAILHLLYARFFTKGLRDFGYLEVDEPFQNLLTQGMVCMNGSKMSKSKGNVVSPGAIIGKYGADTARLFILFAAPPERDLEWSDQGVEGCYRFLNRVWRLVVQYQPFLREAGEASAADDQANSWEHLDKIGKEMRRHTHLAIQRVTTDIGKRYNFNTAISTIMEWVNALYIYKEQPTADAAVGREALEGILMLLAPIAPHITEELWRELGHTESIHLQPWPEVDEAALVQDEVTVILQVNGKVRERIQVAADISAAELETLVLAQPKVMEWTQGKTIVKVITVPGKLVNIVVK